TCCATGGCCCGGATGAGAGATTGACGGTCGTAGTAAAGACGGCTTGGGCTGTTGGTCAGCCAGACTCCCAGGGTGCGTTTGGGCTGAACAGAAGGAAGCTGTGCTGATGCCGGAGCTGCAGCGCAAAGGCTCAACATTCCAGCCATCACGCTTGCGGTCGTCCGACGGAGCTGCTGCTGAGCTCTGGTCACGGATTTAGCGGAACATCGAGCTAACGGAGCTCTCCTCATGAATCCGCCAGATCGCTTCGCCCAGCATGTTGGCGACCGAGAGAACCTTCAGCTGTGAGAACACACGGTCTGAAGGGATTGGAATCGAGTTCGTCACCACCACCTGCTCAAACAGACCGTCTACTGAGAGCCGCTCCGCCGCAGGTGGGGAGAACACGGCATGAGTGGCGCAGGCGATCACCCGCCGCGCCCCTTTCTCTCGCAGCAGGCGTGCGCCGGCGCAGATTGTGCCGCCGGTGTCGATCATGTCGTCGATCAAAATGGCAGTCTTGTCCTGCACATCACCAATCACGGTGAGGCTTTCGGCCATGTTGTGACCTGTTCGCCGTTTGTCGATGATGGCCAGAGGCGCATCATTCATCTGTTTGGCAAAGGCTCTTGCGCGTGCGACACCGCCCACGTCCGGAGACACCACCACAACCTCGCCCAGGTCCTGATCGGATAAATAGTCGACAAGAACTGGAGAGCCGTAGATGTGATCGCAGGGAATGTCGAAGTAACCCTGGATCTGAGCGGAATGGAGATCCATCGCCAGCACTCGGTCAACACCGGAGGTCGCAAGCAGGTTGGCGGTCAGCTTCGCGGTGATCGACTCACGGCCTGCTGTTTTGCGATCAGCCCTGGCATAGCCGTAATAAGGCACAACAGCGGTGACCTGTCTGGCGGAGGCGCGTCGGCAGGCATCCACCATGATCAGCAGCTCCATCAGGTGATCGTTCACAGGAGCGCAAGTGGGCTGGATCAGGAATACGTCGCAGCCTCGAATGGATTCCTGAATCTGCACATAGAGCTCACCGTCGGCGAAGCGTTTGCAGACTCTTGGACCATCCGGTACGCCCAGATAGGCGGCAATTTCACGTGACAGGGCAGGATTGGAGGTTCCAGTGAAAAGCCGCAGACGCCTCGTGTCGTTCTGGATCTTCTCCTGTTCGGCGCGGGCTGCAGTCAGGAATCCGGTCACGATGCCCGCGAACGAGAAACTGGTTGTCCGATCGTAAGGGTGCGCGGTCCCGTTTCTCCTGGCCGTTTCCTGAATCACTCCTCTTAACGTGCCGGGATGTCCCAGAACCTCCTGGTTGTTATCGGCACCGGTGCTCTGCCTGAACTGCAGATGTCCGCAGCCTGTCGCTCTCTTGCTAACGAGTTCGGAGCTGTTCTCCTGGAAGAGGGTTGCGGCCTTGCGCCGCATCCACTGCTCCGAGAACTCACTTCAGAGATCAGTGCTTCTAAGGCCTTGACCTTGTTGAGGTTGAGCGGTGATGCCGGCGTGGACGAAAGCGGCGAGGGCAGCTGGTTGGAAGCTCTCGCTGCCTGGCGAATCCCCGTGCTGATGTTGGCGCAGCCTCGAGCTGATGGTCGCTTTGCTGGGATCGTCCCAGCGTCTGTGGCCTTCGCTCGGGCGCTCAACCTCTCCCTGCTGGGACTCGTACAACTTGGCGGCGAATGGGATGTCCCTAAACGTCGCACCGATGGTCTTCCATGGTGTGGATGCCTGCAGGGTCCTGATGATGACCCAAGAGGGTTGATCAGTTGTCTGCAGCATCGCCAGGAGGTACTGGCCAGAGGGGACGCTGCTGGTTCGGTTTGAGTTCTCGCATCACCTGCTGTCCCGTTCGGGGTGCCAGTTCCAGCTGCGTGATCACCGGCGGCTGATTGCTGCTGAGCGCTGCGGCTGCCAAGCTCATCATCTCCATGGGCGTGAGATCTGTTTCCATCTGGGCGCTGACTTCGCCAATCACAGAGGGCAGAAGGGCGATCGCATTGGGTTGATTCAGCTGCTCGTGAATCCCGTTCAGAAGGCTTTGTTGCCGGCTGCGCCGTGCTTGATCATTTTTGGGCTCAGGTCTGTAGCGGGCTAACTGTTCGGCCTGCTGGCCGTTCAGTGTTTGCCGTCCTGCCTGCAGGTTCACGCTGTAGTTCTGAGCTGAGTCCTTGTGCTCATAGGACTGATTGAGCGTGACTTCCACTTCACCCAGTCCGTCCACAAGACTGCGAAGAGCTTGGCGGGGGATGACCACGAACCGTTCCGGTGCTCCATTCTTCAAACCCACCACTTCAGCAACGACATCGGCAGTCAGGGCAACGCTGCCGAGCGGATAGGCATCAGCCAGCGATTGCAGTGTTGTGCGCCCGGGCAGATTCACCGCGAGTTCTGTTGGCAGCTGCAGCACTTGCACGGGGTCGCCAGGGCTGATCTGGATGAGCATCAGACTGTCGGCATTGGCCGGTCCTTTGGGAGCGGCTCTGTTGCTTAAATCATTGATGCCATCCGCATCGATGCCCACGACCAGCACCATGACTGGACCTTTGGGAAGTGGTGCCAGGCTGGCCGGATCATCTGCGGAGGGCGGTTCCGCCGCTATTGGGTCAGGTTTTGGCCAGATCAACCCGAGCCCTCCAGCGATCAGGCTCGCTCCCGCCAAAGCAGCGGCGATTCTCAGAATGGTTCTGAAGGGATGGCTCCCGAACCATCGCGTCAATCGGCTCGGTGAAGGATCACCTGTCGGTCCCTCGTCCTTCATTGCGCCGAATCCTCCAGAACTGAGCCGCAGTCTCGCCTGGTTCTAAGCGAATAATGGATGGTGTCGACCCCATGCCCATGCTTCTGAACGACGACTTCCGAGACCGTTCGCCGGACAAGGTGCGTGTTGTGGTCTTTGGTGCGACGGGATATATCGGTCGTTTCGTGGTGAAGGAGCTGATCAC
This genomic window from Synechococcus sp. MIT S9220 contains:
- a CDS encoding ribose-phosphate pyrophosphokinase, producing the protein MTGFLTAARAEQEKIQNDTRRLRLFTGTSNPALSREIAAYLGVPDGPRVCKRFADGELYVQIQESIRGCDVFLIQPTCAPVNDHLMELLIMVDACRRASARQVTAVVPYYGYARADRKTAGRESITAKLTANLLATSGVDRVLAMDLHSAQIQGYFDIPCDHIYGSPVLVDYLSDQDLGEVVVVSPDVGGVARARAFAKQMNDAPLAIIDKRRTGHNMAESLTVIGDVQDKTAILIDDMIDTGGTICAGARLLREKGARRVIACATHAVFSPPAAERLSVDGLFEQVVVTNSIPIPSDRVFSQLKVLSVANMLGEAIWRIHEESSVSSMFR
- a CDS encoding LCP family protein, with protein sequence MKDEGPTGDPSPSRLTRWFGSHPFRTILRIAAALAGASLIAGGLGLIWPKPDPIAAEPPSADDPASLAPLPKGPVMVLVVGIDADGINDLSNRAAPKGPANADSLMLIQISPGDPVQVLQLPTELAVNLPGRTTLQSLADAYPLGSVALTADVVAEVVGLKNGAPERFVVIPRQALRSLVDGLGEVEVTLNQSYEHKDSAQNYSVNLQAGRQTLNGQQAEQLARYRPEPKNDQARRSRQQSLLNGIHEQLNQPNAIALLPSVIGEVSAQMETDLTPMEMMSLAAAALSSNQPPVITQLELAPRTGQQVMRELKPNQQRPLWPVPPGDAADN